A section of the Jaculus jaculus isolate mJacJac1 chromosome 6, mJacJac1.mat.Y.cur, whole genome shotgun sequence genome encodes:
- the Slc16a8 gene encoding LOW QUALITY PROTEIN: monocarboxylate transporter 3 (The sequence of the model RefSeq protein was modified relative to this genomic sequence to represent the inferred CDS: inserted 2 bases in 1 codon) produces the protein MGAGGPRRGAGPPDGGWGWVVLGACFVVTGFAYGFPKAVSVFFRALMRDFGAGYSDTAWVSSIMLAMLYGTGPVSSILVTRFGCRPVMLAGGLLASAGMILASFATRLLELYLTAGVLTGLGLALNFQPSLIMLGLYFERRRPLANGLAAAGSPVFLSALSPLGQLLLERFGWRGGFLLFGGLLLHCCACGAVMRPPPPGPGPRLRXPSARGRRGARPGPTTARARRPPGGRTRRRLLDVAVCADRAFVVYVLTKFLMALGLFVPAILLVNYAKDAGVPDAEAAFLLSIVGFVDIVARPACGALAGLARLRPHVPYLFSLALLANGLTDLCSARARTYGTLVAFCIAFGLSYGMVGALQFEVLMATVGAPRFPSALGLVLLVEAVAVLIGPPSAGRLVDALKNYEIIFYLAGSEVALAGIFMAVATYCCLRHSKDTPSDPAAEGGASDAEDAEAEGDSEQMPANTDGSSSLKVLEVLGAQARSPAPEPEVEAESVLGRQSV, from the exons ATGGGCGCCGGTGGCCCCCGGCGCGGTGCGGGGCCCCCAGACGGAGGCTGGGGCTGGGTGGTGCTGGGCGCCTGCTTCGTGGTCACCGGCTTCGCCTACGGTTTTCCCAAGGCCGTGAGCGTCTTCTTCCGTGCCCTCATGCGCGACTTTGGTGCCGGCTACAGCGACACGGCCTGGGTGTCCTCCATCATGCTAGCCATGCTGTATGGCACGG GTCCTGTGTCCAGCATCCTCGTGACCCGCTTTGGCTGTCGCCCGGTGATGCTGGCGGGCGGGCTGCTGGCTTCGGCGGGCATGATCCTGGCTTCCTTCGCCACGCGCCTCCTGGAGCTGTACCTGACGGCGGGGGTGCTCACAG GCCTGGGCCTGGCCCTCAACTTCCAGCCGTCGCTCATCATGCTGGGGCTGTACTTCGAGCGCCGGCGGCCCCTGGCCAACGGGCTGGCGGCGGCGGGCAGCCCGGTGTTCCTGTCGGCGCTGTCGCCGCTCGGCCAGCTGCTGCTCGAGCGCTTCGGCTGGCGCGGCGGCTTCCTGCTCTTCGGCGGCCTGCTGCTGCACTGCTGCGCGTGCGGAGCCGTCAtgcggccgccgccgccggggcCCGGGCCCCGCCTCCG CCCGAGCGCGCGCGGGAGGCGCGGAGCCCGCCCGGGGCCGACGACGGCACGCGCGAGGCGGCCCCCGGGCGGCCGGACGCGCCGGCGCCTGCTGGACGTGGCGGTGTGCGCCGACCGCGCCTTCGTCGTCTACGTGCTCACCAAGTTCCTGATGGCGCTCGGGCTCTTCGTGCCCGCCATCCTGCTGGTGAACTACGCCAAGGACGCGGGCGTCCCCGACGCCGAGGCCGCCTTCCTGCTGTCCATCGTGGGCTTCGTGGACATCGTGGCCCGGCCGGCGTGCGGCGCCTTGGCCGGCCTGGCGCGCCTGCGGCCCCACGTCCCTTACCTCTTCAGCCTGGCCCTGCTGGCCAACGGGCTCACGGACCTGTgcagcgcgcgcgcgcgcacctaCGGCACCCTCGTCGCCTTCTGCATCGCCTTCGGCCTCTCCTATGGCATGGTGGGCGCGCTGCAGTTCGAGGTGCTCATGGCCACCGTGGGCGCACCCCGCTTCCCCAGTGCGCTGGGCCTGGTGCTGCTCGTGGAAGCCGTGGCCGTGCTCATAGGCCCGCCCTCGGCCG GCCGCCTGGTGGACGCTCTGAAGAACTATGAAATCATTTTCTACCTGGCTGGCTCTGAGGTGGCGCTGGCTGGGATCTTCATGGCCGTTGCCACCTACTGCTGCCTGCGCCACTCTAAGGACACCCCATCGGACCCAGCCGCCGAGGGCGGGGCCAGCGACGCGGAGGATGCGGAGGCTGAAGGGGACTCTGAGCAGATGCCTGCCAACACCGACGGGTCTAGTAGCCTCAAGGTTCTGGAGGTGCTGGGTGCCCAGGCCAGGTCCCCAGCACCTGAACCCGAGGTGGAGGCAGAATCGGTGCTGGGCCGACAGTCGGTGTAG